TAGTGAAAGGAATTTTTGtcgaaattaaaatatttatatttgtcattttattgaaaatgtaatgATAACTAAATAGTTTTTTTCCATCAATAAAATCGACGTACCACTTGCAGTTACTACTCTTGACATATGTAAAAGCATGTAAATTAAAATGCGCTCCCTTCTGACCCGTCAGGCTGTCCACCCGCACCCACGGGATCATGCGCGCCTACCAGCAGGACGGAGAGCTTTACCGGAGCGCCTTCCCGGGGGCGGAGTTTGTGGATCACGTGATGCAGAACGGCGCCGCCGGAAGCCGCGAAGAGGGACTGGCACTTGGTCGTAAGCTTCTCGAGAACGACGTTATAAGGCATGGTAGGTTTTAATAGTGTCCTGGTCATATtaatcttaaaataatatatacttatcttacaataatatatacttatctttaaaaaatgtatacttatcttaaaataatatattcttaTTTTGCGCCATCAACAGATTTTGATGGATATTGCTGCAGTGCCTGTGTTTAAAAGTAGTGAACCCATCGGAACAAACTCATCAAGTTAGTTTAAACAAACATCTGCATACATATTTTGGAAAATTTCGACAATGTGGTATGCCAATATTAATTAGCGATATTTAAGACTTAAACTATAGTAATTAAAATACTGCGAACGTGTCTAACATTAATTCCACTATAAGTTTACTATTAATATTATAGGACATTCAATAATAAGCATCAGTAAGTGTTTATACGGCGTTGAAATGTCTTCAAATACGTACATGTGTATTCATGGTTCTAAAATACTTGCCGTGAGATCATTTAACTCAAAAGTTCACAgtttaattgtgtttttcttATTGAAATGCAATGATAATAAGCGTTGAATGACAATAAAGATGTACGCACATAGCACGAGTATCCAGTTTTATGGCTCGCACTATGATGCTTTGATTACACGCGTCATGTATTTCTTTTAGGGGACGAACGGACAAATAAGgaataattaaatgttattttattcacGGTATCAAGACGAAATAAATTCAGTATTGTAGGTGGGGGATTAAGGACAGTGGCGGCATTAGGCAATGCTCcagtttaagtattatattagtTACATATGCATATTTAAAAATATCATCGTGGAGTAATCGTCATTATTTTTCATGAAGTAAAAAGGATAAGAAGTATAATAGATATTAATGATTTATGTACAGTATCGTAGCGAATACttctgttaaataaattatttaagaaatggcTGTTGCGCGATGGGAGGATTTGTGTCAGCAAGAGTTTAGAAAATTATCTTATTAAACAGGTAGAGGCATAATTTAAAATTAGGctcgtaaaataaaataagtcTTGTTACTGTTTAagataatttttagctcggctgttttcgggaaAAAAACGCGGTATGGTCATAaccagctcgccgtccgccgtccgcgtcgtgctaaaaccctAACATTTTGTTacggttttgaacattggctctcaaatcaaagtgcttcaatctacaactttgaaacttcatatgtagctgcaccttgatgagttccacacgccacacccaattttgggtcacaaggtcaaagatcaaggtcactgtgacctctaaattaaaaaaaaatctgacaagctttcatttattcacaactgcaACCGctgccgagcgtggcacccgatatgcggtgctcttgatTTTATAACTCTTGCAGACACGCAACTTACAAACGCGCAACAGTCATTTTTAGCCTGGAATggtttacatgtacataaaaatatgcACGGATGGCTAATGTACAAATAGTAATTCGACTGCTGAATTTTAGTAAAAGACGGATTTTCATTGAATTACAGTAACAGACGACTTTCACTTCCGTGACGACAGGCGGCTGCTCTACCAATTTACAGTAGATTTCGCTGGCCGACGGCTTCTGTCGGATGTGTTCAACTACGTCGGCAAGGGCGCGTGTCGGTCGGTCGTCCCTCGCGACAGGATGAGGTCTTCCGTCAGGTTGAGCCAGTCCAAATTCTTCACACCAACATGTACGTAGTGCTATTACTGTTTTTAAACAGGTTCTGAAAAGGTCATATAACATGCATGCTTACATTGCCAAAACGCAATTGGTCACACTACGTATATGAAATATAGTTTCGAAATATATTAGTGTATGTTTTAAAAGACTTGGTGGTGTATTGTAACATTTAGGCATACGTCATTGTCGCGCGCAAACAGAACAGCATATCTGTTTTACTGACGAAAATGTGATTGTGGTCTTGTAAAATACGCAATTAAACTAATTGTTTACGCGAAACGTTTTTTAACGCATATATTTATACTAGAGCAGTGTCCGTCCGTtgaaaattaacaattatttaagatACTCAATATCAATACTTAATATCCGTTTCGAAATTACATTACATTTAACTTAAGTTGCACGTTAACAAATTATTCATGGACAGCTTCTCCGAGCAACACGCCGGAACAGCGCCGGAAACTCGAGCCCGTTGTATCTTGTCATGCGGGGATCCCTAGTGACGTCATTCTCGATGTCGACAGGTCACGAACGCACTCGGGAGATTCCGGAAATGACACGGACAGTAGCGAAACAGCGACGGATACGAGCAGCTTTCGTTCAGGTAAAACAATAAACCAGAGGTGGACATTTTTTGGCATTACTAAAAAAATAAGAATCCAATACCCGTTATGCATGTTTTGACAAACGTTTACGAAGTTGAAAGAGACAGTTCAAACAGCGTCGTTAAATCCGGTAGTTAAACAATTATGTACATCTATATAAAGTTATACAGATGAACCTCACATTCAACGCTGAAGAACGGTCAAATTATCAAATTGTTAACTGATACATAAATGGACCAGGTATCCCAGATACATTTTACTAATTGTCTATAAAATTAACTCAATATCCGCCGATACATATCAATGACGTCATGCGCATGCGTTGTTCACGTACTAAGTGACGTTATATCTCTTCGCAGTGCTGTTACGTCATGCGACCGTGCACGAGCTACTTTCCCCCGACACGCCGTATGTGAAAAAGACCATCAGGGTAAGCCTATTGTGTACCGTCACTCTTTACACGAAATATTTCCTGATTACATCATACTATAGGCCTATGGGTTTTCCTTATTACCAGAACACGGGGACGATACAATATATTGTtcagtcatttaaataaaataaatgctttaaaacttATTATTATTCTAGTTATAGTAAGGTATGGCGACACACACTCTCAAATAGAAAGTATTCTGTCGCCGTTATTTGATTGTCTTTTTGTTGCATTGCAGGTACAAAAaaagatttaacccatttatgcctagcgtctagaaaaaaggccttggcaaacagcgtagacccagatgagacgccgcatgatgcggcgtctcatcagggtctgcgctgtttgcttaaaggtatctctgtaagaaatattctaaatatagaaattaatatactagacatccctaattttggaaataaattgatccaatttagaaggatgggaaagtccactaggcattaatgggttaaatttgTATTATTCTTATTGGTAACCGTATGGATTCAATATCGTAACATATTTCCAACTTCTAAGGTCCGCAGTGACCCCGTGGGGTACGGGTTCGTTATTCGCGGCTGTAGCCCCACCTACGTGCAGGCGGTTGACCCACAGGGACCCGCCGCTGCAGCGGGCCTCAAGGTGCGTAACCTTGGCAACTGGTCGTGCTTGTCGATCACGATACATTGTTACAATGGCTTTATCATTTGTTTAGCCAAAATTGTGGACAGTTTCCATTACTTTTTTGACTTGTTTGTAGTTGGTTCTGCTTCAAAGAAGCACgaaatttgtattatttcaatGCAGTAAATTACATaattctttcgatctcccatatagacaccaagtactggttctaggcccaggaaacggactcgagagcatttcaaataagcagaaattactttctatgcaatcgagctaaaataaataggtttaaactaattaccTAATTCTAAATAAGCGGTGAAACGCGACACGTTCACATAATGctcaacaatttaaaatgtgtatcGTAATCGTTAATAATTTAGTTCCAGATGAAAATCCAGAAATAATTTGTTGATAGTGGTGTTGCTTTTATACAATTTACCGTTAAAATTATTTCTGTTACTAACTGTAGGTCCGTCAGTACATTTACTCAGTAAATGGTCAGTACGTGCTGACCAATGACCACAAGGAGGTGGGCAGCAAGATATTGCAGAGCGACAGTCACGTCACACTGGTCGTCTTGACGCACAAACGTGACTCAATATTATGACGTGAACAGAATTAATGCACCGTTATAACACACACGCGGCCAAATCTTAGGACATCAGAAGGGGGAATTCAACGTAACACGACACGGTGTTCGTCATGGAACCGAAATGTGACATAACCCTTAAAAGTAAGAAGAGTGAATACACCGGAAATACTAAACATTGTTCCTCATGAAACATTGACGATCCTAATCGTATGACTTCAAGAGAGGGAATATACCTTAAAACGTCGCGCCGTTCTTAATGACGCATGCGATAAAATAATTTGACGTTAGAGAAACGTTTACCAGTGTAAATGTAGAAAGTGACGAAATTTTCTGACGTCAGATTGGCGAGAACACATTAAAACGTCACGAATTGCATCATAACCCAATTGCACACACACACTTTGAAAATGAAGTGTAAAcaattaatatgtatttaaacgCTTTTTTTTACTATGATTGTACACTAATATGCAACTAATTTGATATATTCTACAAATATGGACATATTCGATATGCTAAGCCTATCGAATGCACAATGATGcaattgttttatcaatttttcatattgtacttactgtttacaatattttaagataatttttGTGGGACAGTTATCtatgttttactattttcatTTTAATCACTGGTATGTAGCCTGGTATGTAGCCTATGCCAAGTCTTCCTATTCCTTGTTGTTGTAATTAAGTATTTATCTtcgaatataaataataacatgtatTGTGTTGTGTACTCCATATTTGAGAACACGCTGACTCACagttaacataattttatatgcATTGGTATCAGTCTGTTTTactatttaagttttcattttaatcACCGGTATGTAGCCTGGTATGTAGCCTATGCCCAGTCTTCCTCTTCCTTGTTATTGAAATTAAGTTGTTATCTtcgaatataaataataacatgtatTGTGTTCTGTACATATTGTCCATATTTGAGAACACGCTGACTCACTGTTAACACAattttttatgtattgtcctcggtggtaatgaaaaggtcatagaccggacggactcgtatgacttgaaggaaagaacaaacacaatattgttgattgaaaacgggcatttattataaaatgccataaaaaagataaaaatagaacagattctttccagaaaggcataatgggtggtaaaaacacgccacgcgtatatacacatacaaaaacatgaatttgaatgtgatgacggcgggaaaaacacgcccaaaataagtataaaagaaaaatatttgatgcgtataacagtaaaataagaaacaaatgtgttttacacacaggtaaaaacatacatagtacgggagtcaaaaccttatggcggagaaggggtggaggtgggttgttaatttcgaccatattggattcctcgttagtctaaaaggatacaaagggccacaatggccaacactgaatttgattggtcaaaagagcccatgtgaccccacactgaggttatacacaagtaattaaatataaggcttgaaccaatataatgttcaacaattgagaaatcgtacaatgacataaaatcttttatgtgtgcataaaatattatttatgtattgtcctcggtggtaatgaaaaggtcatagaccggacggactcgtatgacttgaaggaaagaacaaacacaatattgttgattgaaaacgggcatttattataaaatgccataaaaaagataaaaatagaacagattctttccagaaaggcataatgggtggtaaaaacacgccacaaaggggaccggaacgggaaccccgccgcccatgaagcaaacacaattttatatgcattgatatcatcATTTAGGatgaaaataacttaaaatgtatatacaaactTCATTGTCTTTGTACTTCGCTTACAACATCACAAATACACACATATGTATTCATGTAgatataatacataatacaattcAGGATGAAACTGCGCAATTTAAAACTGTACAATAAGTTAACAGCAAAAAACATAATCTATTGTGTATTTTCATTGATTATCATGTATTGTGTATGAAAACaacatgaaacagataacaaaACATGCAAGTGGCCTTGATGGCTCTGAATCCCTCACATGAATTCAAATACAGTTATCTTTGAAGCATTAATAAACGTTTTCATTCCATATAGGTAAATCAAGTCACAAGCATGGCGGGGCTGTTTGGACCACAGAGTCAAGATTTGAAAAAATTAAGAATTCTTCTTCTTTAGATGTTATATACAAAATACCAAGCCTGTAGGCATACGAAGGTAATAAATCTGTGAAGGTGAACTATGAAATCGTAATCAACTCAGGAGTTTAAGAGGGGTTGAAAATAGAAGTTTCGTGGCCTACAGATGTACGTtcagacagacgaacagacgaGTGCATTTTTTGATTCTTCCAACTACATCGTGGGATAATTTTATAATCCGATAAAAAAGAATAGAATATTATTAATGCAGGAGCACAATCAAATCTGTTACTTTACTTATCAGATTCAATTCATGTACATGTGTACCAACAGCTACACAATAGTTTATATTTGGACTGTTATTGTGTCAAAGAAATCATTGAGGTATGTTTGTAATGTCTTTTTGTAAAAGTCTCTAAAATTCTGTTTTGGAATGGAGAGAAGTCGCTAAAGTGAAAACAAAACAGTGTAGCTCTAGACCGATTAAGATGCAAAAATATTATAAGATCCACTAAACTATAGCGTGCCTATCATCTTTTATAGGATTTGCTCCATCTTTTGCCGGCTTTTTGTTCAGGTTTACTAGCACTTGTCGTCTGCTCTGCATTTTGTTCTGTGTGCAGGAAGTCCCAGAGTAGCTTTGCATTCTGGGTAGTACCCATAATTCCTTGAAGTTCCTCCATTGACAAGGTACACAACTCCGCAATGTCTCTCACTCTATTCATTATATTCTTGTAGTTCTTAAAGTTAACTCCTGGCATTCGTATTAACATGTCCTAAAATAATGGAAGTACCAGTAGGTATGAATAATTTATCTTCAATAAACATACAACACAAATGGTAGGAATATCAAATGTTTCTGTATGTACAGAAAGGtgtccaatataaaaaaacactataaatgcTTTTCTGTCATAAACGTTTTTACTGTTACAGACATAGAGATGTGTAATGGATATGATGCGTTACAAGTAACATACTGTCTGAAACAGCTTTTCAATCCTTTTTTGTCAGAGTCACCAAGTATTTTTTCAGCCATTTTCCAAGGATTCTAAACAGCTGCTGATCCTCATAGTTATCAAGCTTAAATTAccaaaataaaattgaagaacAAAAGCCATACCTGAGGTGTGTGATTGTACCTGTCTGACCAGTCTATCCCCTCAGCAAGGGCCGTAACTGCTGCTGCCGTAGCAGCATCTGGCTGCTCTTTCCCTGCCTTGGGAGAGTGGAGCACAAAACATGAGTACAATGAAAGCCATACatatgtagtgtttttcccaggagggcaaaggggcatggcgcattactttcaaaaagggcattttagcgcgcagtttaggcaaaaaagggcaaaaacgttccatgtTATTTGCTTcacgaagcagttgtggaaaaaataacatataaacaagcacatttaatggtaattgatgtatttaacttactatgatatatattaatatatttaccttgcaatgaacatttaagttccatgctgtttcaataaactgtacagcacgacaaacataataaagcaatatatgcatatgaatctgattatacacagatccactaacatataaatgaaaccatgtttgtcttatcccattttctaacaataatctcgacatatgtttaaaataacattgcgagtaaattgatctctaacaatatgcaaacactcgtttccgtgacatacatccaccgagtagattacaaataaataaattatgttgttgctatctaaaacatttttatgcatcgttgattatcaaagacatttcatttattccttcttaatgtataatctccatcgttagttcgatcgtttacgacgttatttgccatttttgccgagtcacaatttaattctgtatagtccgccatgttgataaaatgtcaaatgatgtaagcgacaggtgcgcatagcaacgttaaatcgtataggcgattagtattttgttaaattggtatacgtctcggtaattatttcaataattagatctaattatcttaaagacgaaatcgataaagaataaatttgttcgtgaatttaaaagtaattatgcgt
This sequence is a window from Dreissena polymorpha isolate Duluth1 chromosome 16, UMN_Dpol_1.0, whole genome shotgun sequence. Protein-coding genes within it:
- the LOC127862127 gene encoding DEP domain-containing mTOR-interacting protein-like encodes the protein MPSWDGLLYKVSAPEVLRALTARPDIIIEIEMSSFSGNIEQCERLEILLIGEKLRESLQDGGMIQNRKYHLRTYRNCVVGRELLDWLVRNKHCETRQCALEALKVLQDHNILHHVCDDHDVKDDVLYYRFRRDDDTYRQFPNLDLFYTAFTLYNGLSTRTHGIMRAYQQDGELYRSAFPGAEFVDHVMQNGAAGSREEGLALGRKLLENDVIRHVTDDFHFRDDRRLLYQFTVDFAGRRLLSDVFNYVGKGACRSVVPRDRMRSSVRLSQSKFFTPTSSPSNTPEQRRKLEPVVSCHAGIPSDVILDVDRSRTHSGDSGNDTDSSETATDTSSFRSVLLRHATVHELLSPDTPYVKKTIRVRSDPVGYGFVIRGCSPTYVQAVDPQGPAAAAGLKVRQYIYSVNGQYVLTNDHKEVGSKILQSDSHVTLVVLTHKRDSIL